Proteins encoded by one window of Oreochromis niloticus isolate F11D_XX linkage group LG17, O_niloticus_UMD_NMBU, whole genome shotgun sequence:
- the cfap144 gene encoding cilia- and flagella-associated protein 144 → MADKDKLDLVHRDAIHAERVRKEQRHQKLHTEFSINPHRKLHVLPDKPMCRRTTEVIPEDEDFIKAFRKAHEVPTKKYSMPLTESQEIGWMSTPLVPESRQDTRLNFFRFMTDVTKHHELGQKIKLHTDTHTQKRENRD, encoded by the exons atggcagataaagataAACTGGATTTGGTCCATCGGGACGCGATTCACGCTGAGCGGGTCCGGAAAGAGCAAAGACACCAGAAGCTCCACACGGAGTTCAGCATCAACCCCCACAGGAAAT TGCATGTCCTGCCAGACAAACCCATGTGTAGGAGAACGACAGAAGTGATTCCAGAGGACG AGGATTTCATCAAGGCTTTCCGCAAGGCCCACGAAGTTCCTACCAAGAAGTACTCTATGCCACTCACTGAGAGTCAGGAGATAGGATGGATGTCAACTCCACTG GTCCCGGAGTCCCGCCAAGACACCAGACTCAATTTCTTCCGATTTATGACAGACGTCACCAAACACCATGAATTGGGCCAGAAAATTAaactacacacagacacacacacacaaaagagagAGAATAGAGACTGA